The window acatctggcataaatttAGCACagcataccaacagtcaaatgtggtggtagtgtgatggtcttgggctgcttttctccttcaggacctggacaacttgctgtgatggAACCGTGAATTCCGCTCTTTAACATAAAATTCTGAAGGAGAAtcttcagccatcagtttgtgacctcaagctgcagctttttacaattgcaaggagtttaggaatttcatcatctctgGTCCATAATATTATGAAAAGGTACGGCCGAAAAAGGCAATTCTCATTTGGAATAGTACCTGACTACAAGGCAACATTAAAAATTCTTATGCATCTGCTTGAGCACCTTTTGTACTCAGGTTGATATCCTGCTATTTTAGAATAGCcactgttagcattttatcagtACTTTAGAAATAGTACAGGGAAAGATATTCCCGGCCAACCGCAGTGATTAATATCCAATTAAGGTTATTCAAAAGCAAATTGATCTACCGTAGGTAGGCACAATTCAATCAGTAAAACCAAGTTGTCAGCAGTTTAATCTGGAGACACAAAATTTGTGACAGGAGCAGTGAAGTAATTACAACACAAAGTTATGAGCTTTAATTGCATTCAACTAAAATCAATTGTGAATTCATTCATGCAAGGCCACACATTCGCTCACTGATTTCCCACAGCTTCTTAGCTGCAGCATCATCCTTTGCTTTAGAATAGACTTCTCGCACAGTACAGTTGGAGAAGTAACGTCCACTGAGATGTTCAATTCCCTCCTGCAGAGCACAGTGAAGAGTGGTCTGGCATCCCTGGACAGTGTTTTTGAAGAAAAGGGCAGTGATGGGCTTCAAGAGGATCTGAAACAATGAGTTGGTGTTCCTGGCCAACTCAGAGTTGATACTGCctgcagggaaaaaaacatgacaaaataaaggggggggaaaaaatgctgcTTTTCCCCTTTTTCTTAAACATCCGATGGTGTCGTACAGTATATGTCAAAATAGCACTCAAAGAATAGACTGATAAAAAAGGCCGTGCACAATATAGACATATATGGATTTGTtttgcagacacacacaacatgcaACTTGCAGTGGATACTCAGTTGTGTGTCAaattgtaaattaaataaatgcaacaaaatccCACTGAAAAGAGTTTTCGTATAACCAATAAGGAAGGGCATTGTGACTCGGGTCATGAAAAAGCAGACCACGGTGTTCAGCTGACATTCCAGCGACTGATAGCATCTGATCCAAATCCCTTCAGGGTTTTCTTGTCTGGCTACTTTCTTCACATGACTCTTCCAACCACCAGTgaatagaaaaatataaaacatctcCTCTATAGCACCTTGCTCTAGCTCACATAACCAGCGTCACACCCCCATTACCATTGCCTTTTCcattaataaaaatactttttttcaccaGGGCGGCCGgctggttagagcttctgcctcacagttctgaagatcggggttcaattcccggccccgttATTTGTAGATTGTATTGCATAATTTCATCAGAATTAATGTTACAGTAAATTCTCACTGACCTGGATGGAGGGAGTAGCATGTGACTTTGGTTCCTTGCAGTCTCTTGGCTAACTCATGGGTGAAGAGGACATTGCATAGTTTGCTGTTACAATAGGCCTGCAATACCTCCATGAATGAAGTCCCCAGTCCCAGAGCTTTGTGTTTATTTAGACATTCAAAGTCGATTTTTCCAAAGTTATGTCCCAATGATGACACGTTGACCACTCGACTTGCTTCACACTCCTTCAGCCGGTCCATCAAAAGGTTGGTTAAGAGGAAGTGACCAACGTGATTGATGCCAAACATCATGCCTAAACCATCCTCCGTTCGACCCGCCATATAAATTCCTGAGGCAAAAAAAGTACAGCAgtcattttcctctttttcaTTCCTCATACAACAACTTACACAACTTGTGTAACTTAGACACAATTTGCATGATTGGtagacatttaaaatttttgatCACGAAGAGAAAGGCaacatgtcattttattttgttatacaaccccaattccaatgaaattgggatattgtgttaaacaaatataaactgaatgcaatgatttgaaaatcatgttcaacctctatttaattgaatacactacaaagacaagatatttcatgttcaaattgataaacgttgtttttagcaaaaaatcattaacttagaattttatggctgcaacacgttccaaaaaagctggcacaggtggcaaaaagactgagcaagttgaggaatgctcatcaaacacctgtttggaacgtcccacaggctaattgggaacagggaggtgccacgattgggtggaaaaggagcttccctgaattgctcagtcattcacaagcaaagatggggcgaggttcacttctttgtgaacaagtgcatgagaaaatagtcgaactgtttaaggacaatgttcctcaacgtacaattgcaaggaatttaggaatttcattatctacggtccataatatcatcaaaaggttcagagaatttggagaaatcactgcatgtaagtggcaaggccgaaaagaaacattgaatgcccgtgaccttcgatccctcaggcggcactgcatcaaaaaccgacaatgtgtaaaggatatcgccacatgggctcaggaacacttcagaaaaccaatgtcagtaaatacagttcggcgctacatccgtaagtgcaacttaaaactctactatgcaaaacaaaagccatttatcaacaacactcagaaacgccgccgggttctctgggccagagctcatctaagatggactgacgcaaagtggaaaagtgttatgtggtccgacgagtccacatttcaaattgtttctggaaattgtggacgtcgtgtcttctgggaggccaaagagaaaacgaaccatccggactgttatggacgcaaagttcaaaagccagcatctgtgatgctatggggcagagttagtgccaatggcacgggtaactaacacatctgtgaaggcaccattaatgctgaaaggtacatacaggttttggagaaacatatgctgccatccaagcaacgtctttttcatggacgcccctgcttatttcagcaagacaatgccaaaccacattctgcacgcgttacaacagcgtggcttcgtcgtaaaagagtgcgggtactagactggcctgcctgcagtccagacctgtctcccattgaaaatctgtggcgcattatgaagcgtaaaatacgacaactgagaCCCAGGACTGTCGTACAGCTGGAGCTGTCCATCCGGTTGTGCAATTAGTGCTCTTACCTGCATTGTTGATGAGAATGTCCAGTCTGGGTTCACTTCTCAGGAATGTTTCGGCAAAGCTGCGAACAGATTTAAGATTCCCTAGATCCAACTGCATGAACACAACCTGATTGCTCCCACTCTCCTGTCAGGGCCAATAAACATATTTGACTCACTTCACACATACTGCACGTGTCGAATACAAATAGGTCATTATTACATGATGGAAAACGCATCATCAAGACTTCAGTTCTTCTCACCTGTTTGACATGAGCAAGAGCAGCCTCTCCTCTCTGCCGATTACGACAAGCCAGAATAACTCGGGCTCCTCTTTTAGCCAGGTCTACTGCTGTCGTTTTCCCAATGCCCGTGTTGCTACCTGGG of the Phyllopteryx taeniolatus isolate TA_2022b chromosome 8, UOR_Ptae_1.2, whole genome shotgun sequence genome contains:
- the LOC133482036 gene encoding dehydrogenase/reductase SDR family member 13-like is translated as MFIALLVLGGVVGAAYVFRRVVVKGKRCTSEAKLHGRTVIVTGSNTGIGKTTAVDLAKRGARVILACRNRQRGEAALAHVKQESGSNQVVFMQLDLGNLKSVRSFAETFLRSEPRLDILINNAGIYMAGRTEDGLGMMFGINHVGHFLLTNLLMDRLKECEASRVVNVSSLGHNFGKIDFECLNKHKALGLGTSFMEVLQAYCNSKLCNVLFTHELAKRLQGTKVTCYSLHPGSINSELARNTNSLFQILLKPITALFFKNTVQGCQTTLHCALQEGIEHLSGRYFSNCTVREVYSKAKDDAAAKKLWEISERMCGLA